The Desulfosporosinus acidiphilus SJ4 genome has a window encoding:
- a CDS encoding N-acetyltransferase, with product MKLRKAKIADVEEMMSLINNNAEQGLMLPRSRNMLFENIREFMLAEEDGKLIGVASLHILWSDLAEIRALAVSDNHRRQGIGTKIVKAIEEEAKELGCSRLFALTYQPEFFKFCGYEEVSKDQMPQKVWTECINCIKFPNCDEIAVSRII from the coding sequence ATGAAATTGCGTAAGGCCAAAATAGCCGATGTGGAAGAGATGATGTCACTGATTAATAATAATGCAGAACAAGGTCTGATGCTTCCGCGATCGAGGAATATGCTCTTCGAAAATATTCGCGAATTTATGTTGGCAGAAGAAGATGGAAAACTAATAGGAGTTGCTTCACTCCATATTTTATGGAGTGACTTAGCTGAAATTAGAGCATTAGCCGTTTCTGATAATCACAGGAGACAAGGTATAGGGACTAAAATCGTCAAAGCAATTGAGGAAGAGGCTAAAGAACTGGGGTGTTCAAGACTGTTCGCTTTGACCTATCAGCCTGAATTCTTTAAATTTTGTGGATATGAAGAGGTAAGTAAAGATCAGATGCCGCAAAAAGTTTGGACAGAATGCATTAATTGCATTAAATTTCCAAACTGTGATGAAATAGCTGTCAGTCGAATAATATAG
- a CDS encoding histidine kinase dimerization/phospho-acceptor domain-containing protein, with translation MFLTIGYNKFPSLKIYLIHVIFFILLLGTMYLFDRSQLRLKLLHQRHIKAIRALLHQKPSIIPTIDFTREAIMILDNSGTILESNHLANHLLMLSESAIVGKNISDILGILPNIQLANSPEYGEFTWKASSENPMHLRYRTQPLLDHNKPYGLLLTLCDISEEKIRSEAFVQFAKLSIINQVSAGLAHEIRNPLTTIKGFMQLIKPEEWPESFRPYQELILDEIQSIDQILNKFILITSPSAPQMSEINLIETLNSILQANEPFCQNRRISVFLDSDFDPVYVLGDREQLSEAFLSSYN, from the coding sequence TTGTTTTTAACGATAGGATATAATAAATTTCCGTCACTCAAAATCTATCTTATTCATGTAATCTTTTTTATCCTCTTATTAGGTACAATGTACTTATTTGACCGCAGTCAGCTTCGTCTTAAACTTCTCCACCAACGCCATATCAAAGCAATTCGAGCTCTACTCCATCAAAAGCCATCAATCATCCCTACCATCGACTTTACACGGGAAGCAATCATGATTCTTGATAATTCTGGGACAATTCTCGAATCTAACCATCTTGCAAACCACCTTTTAATGCTCTCCGAATCAGCCATAGTCGGCAAAAATATTTCAGACATACTAGGAATTCTCCCCAATATTCAGTTAGCGAATTCCCCTGAGTATGGAGAATTCACCTGGAAAGCCTCCTCAGAAAACCCTATGCATTTACGCTATCGTACTCAACCTTTGCTCGATCATAACAAACCCTATGGATTACTTCTAACTCTTTGCGATATCAGCGAAGAAAAAATACGCTCAGAAGCCTTTGTGCAATTTGCTAAACTTTCAATAATCAATCAAGTCTCCGCAGGATTAGCCCATGAAATTCGCAACCCCCTGACGACAATCAAGGGGTTCATGCAATTAATTAAACCCGAAGAATGGCCTGAATCTTTTCGACCTTATCAAGAGCTAATACTTGACGAAATTCAGTCCATTGATCAGATTCTTAATAAATTCATATTGATTACAAGTCCTTCAGCCCCGCAAATGAGTGAGATAAACCTAATTGAAACTCTCAATTCCATATTACAAGCCAATGAACCATTCTGTCAAAATCGGAGAATTTCAGTCTTTCTTGATTCCGATTTTGATCCTGTTTATGTATTAGGTGATCGTGAACAGCTTTCGGAAGCATTTCTCTCCTCGTATAATTAA
- a CDS encoding IS110 family transposase, which translates to MSLFVGIDVSSNDFKVRILDERGNEPVKRLRVLNDQPGCEQVARYLSEACNKENEDRLVIGLEATSVYSWPLQMFLAEDHCLAPLQPQIYSFNPKVVANFKKAYVDLPKNDWIDAWVIAERLRFGRLPEGSQVDFRYLPLQRLTRFRCHLIEMISREKNYFLTNLFLKFSTLAQGTVFSNTFSATSESLTLEFFSPEEVAARPLDELIDFLMEKGRSHFEDPESKARELKEAARKAHRLRGSLLQPINLILATSIETIHALEKQVKKIDKAIEAEIRHFPNTLITIPGIGPVLSAGIIAEIGDIRRFPNEGALAKFIGLTWRSHQSGDFTADDTPLTRTGNTYLRSYIIQAANLVRQKEPEYKAFYQRKFSESKTHHHRRALVLTARKLVRMVDALLRSNQIYMPHGNRGIAN; encoded by the coding sequence TTGAGTTTATTTGTCGGTATAGATGTGAGTTCCAACGATTTTAAAGTGCGAATCTTAGATGAGCGTGGTAATGAACCTGTTAAAAGGCTAAGGGTTTTGAATGATCAGCCTGGTTGTGAGCAAGTTGCCCGATATCTCTCTGAAGCCTGTAATAAAGAAAATGAGGATCGGCTGGTTATTGGTTTAGAGGCCACTTCCGTATACAGTTGGCCGTTACAAATGTTCTTAGCGGAAGACCATTGTTTAGCACCTTTACAACCCCAAATTTATTCCTTTAACCCCAAGGTCGTTGCTAATTTCAAAAAGGCTTATGTGGACCTTCCGAAGAACGACTGGATTGATGCCTGGGTCATTGCCGAACGTTTACGCTTCGGCCGGCTTCCGGAGGGCTCTCAGGTCGATTTCCGCTACTTACCGTTACAGCGACTCACTCGCTTTCGTTGTCATCTGATCGAGATGATCTCCAGAGAGAAGAATTATTTCCTCACGAACTTGTTCTTAAAGTTTAGCACTCTTGCCCAAGGTACGGTTTTTAGTAATACTTTCAGCGCTACTTCTGAATCCTTGACACTTGAGTTTTTTTCTCCAGAAGAGGTTGCGGCTCGACCGCTTGATGAACTGATTGATTTCCTCATGGAGAAAGGAAGAAGTCATTTCGAGGATCCGGAATCCAAAGCCAGAGAGTTGAAGGAAGCCGCTCGCAAGGCCCATCGACTACGTGGAAGCCTATTGCAACCAATTAACCTTATCCTGGCCACGAGCATCGAAACCATCCACGCTTTGGAGAAGCAGGTAAAGAAAATCGATAAGGCGATCGAAGCTGAAATCAGGCATTTCCCTAATACGCTCATTACCATTCCCGGTATTGGCCCTGTGCTTTCAGCTGGTATTATTGCTGAGATTGGAGACATCCGCCGTTTTCCGAATGAAGGAGCCTTAGCAAAGTTTATTGGGCTAACCTGGCGTTCTCACCAGTCCGGTGATTTTACAGCCGATGACACGCCCTTAACTCGAACTGGCAACACCTACTTGCGAAGTTATATCATCCAGGCTGCTAACCTAGTACGCCAAAAAGAGCCGGAGTACAAAGCCTTCTACCAACGTAAATTCTCGGAAAGTAAGACTCACCATCATCGCCGTGCTCTCGTGCTTACTGCACGCAAACTCGTCCGTATGGTTGATGCTCTGCTACGCAGCAACCAAATCTATATGCCACATGGCAATAGGGGGATTGCAAACTAG
- a CDS encoding ATP-binding protein, with protein MLPKDLLNNAIEASPQEGKVIIRLSRNDQYIRISFIDYGHGIPENLRHRILDPFFSTQTGGTGLGLTIAQRIVLAHHGKLHFKDPSQHSGAEVIIELPRYSNCSNFLTA; from the coding sequence ATATTACCGAAGGACTTATTAAATAATGCCATTGAGGCTTCACCACAAGAAGGAAAAGTAATTATTCGACTTAGCCGTAATGATCAATACATTCGCATCAGCTTTATTGATTACGGGCATGGTATCCCTGAAAATTTACGTCATCGTATACTCGACCCCTTTTTCTCAACCCAAACCGGGGGCACAGGCCTAGGTTTGACAATCGCCCAAAGAATCGTTCTCGCCCATCATGGAAAATTACATTTTAAAGATCCTTCTCAGCATTCCGGTGCGGAAGTCATCATCGAATTGCCCCGCTATAGTAATTGTTCAAATTTTCTGACGGCGTAG
- a CDS encoding P1 family peptidase: MSIRSSPRDLGLWLGQMPVGTFNDITDVPGVRVGHVSLVKGAGPLLPSGKGPVRTGVTAVIPRGENLYRHPCWAGIEVINGYGKSLGVPFIQEMGYLNCPIMLTNTLSVNDVAHGVLTYLLQQNPEIGNDARSPNVVVMECDDSYLNDIRGRHVRPWDGLIALQRAGGGPIAQGNVGAGVGMSCFQLKGGIGSSSRIVQNKRHRYTLGMLALANFGQLRDLIISGVPIGELLTIQAKGYIPGSLILIGITDAPISRWQLRQLARRASLGMARTGSISMTGSGDFCLMVSTAPFDNRNYLSDWDLDDFFRSVTEATAESIWNALFLAETMEGRDGNIRRALPIEKTLELIKSWKGGY; encoded by the coding sequence ATGTCTATAAGATCTAGTCCGAGAGATCTTGGGCTGTGGCTTGGGCAAATGCCTGTGGGAACGTTTAATGATATAACCGATGTTCCGGGAGTAAGGGTGGGGCATGTTTCCCTGGTCAAAGGAGCAGGCCCCCTGCTTCCATCGGGCAAAGGTCCGGTGAGAACCGGCGTGACAGCGGTTATTCCTCGTGGGGAAAATTTATATCGGCATCCTTGTTGGGCAGGAATTGAAGTTATCAATGGCTATGGGAAATCGCTAGGTGTTCCTTTTATTCAAGAAATGGGTTATCTGAATTGTCCTATCATGTTAACAAATACGTTAAGTGTAAACGATGTGGCCCATGGGGTGTTAACATATCTGCTGCAGCAAAACCCTGAAATCGGGAATGATGCCAGGAGCCCCAATGTTGTGGTTATGGAATGTGATGATTCCTATTTAAATGATATACGAGGGCGACATGTAAGACCATGGGATGGACTTATTGCCTTGCAACGTGCCGGAGGAGGACCTATAGCACAGGGAAATGTGGGAGCAGGAGTAGGAATGTCTTGCTTTCAGCTTAAAGGCGGCATCGGGAGTTCTTCGCGTATTGTCCAAAACAAACGCCATCGTTATACTCTTGGCATGTTAGCGTTGGCTAATTTTGGACAATTAAGGGACTTGATCATTTCAGGTGTTCCCATCGGAGAATTGCTGACGATTCAAGCAAAGGGATATATACCTGGGTCATTGATTCTTATCGGGATAACCGATGCACCTATATCGAGGTGGCAGTTGAGACAACTTGCCCGTCGAGCAAGTCTGGGAATGGCTCGGACTGGATCAATCTCTATGACTGGGAGCGGGGATTTTTGTCTTATGGTTTCCACGGCTCCTTTTGACAATCGGAATTATCTATCAGACTGGGATCTCGATGACTTTTTTCGGTCAGTTACCGAAGCAACTGCAGAAAGTATTTGGAATGCTTTATTTTTAGCAGAAACTATGGAAGGCAGAGACGGAAATATTCGTCGAGCCCTTCCCATTGAGAAAACATTAGAACTTATCAAAAGCTGGAAAGGTGGTTATTGA
- a CDS encoding TetR/AcrR family transcriptional regulator: MADLSRRERKKKETREKIYSNAMKLFRSQGFGATSIEQITQHADVGKGTFYNYFPTKEAVVLEFSKRTCQNLINIGRDNSGLNTRQRLESLLHDWTDFMVRDREIAWVTVRNRDGAEYDMSLHYALLAILNVGQMNGEINGDFDSAFLAESLEGMVVQHFIRWFVSGSSDLHKEVNAALSVFLDGLLEKQKEA, translated from the coding sequence GTGGCGGATTTGTCTCGTAGAGAGCGTAAGAAAAAGGAGACTCGCGAGAAGATTTATTCTAATGCTATGAAACTTTTCCGATCACAAGGATTTGGAGCAACCTCTATTGAACAGATTACTCAACATGCTGATGTTGGAAAAGGAACTTTCTATAATTACTTTCCCACCAAAGAAGCAGTTGTTTTAGAATTTTCTAAACGGACTTGTCAAAATCTGATTAATATTGGACGTGATAATTCAGGTCTTAATACAAGGCAGCGCCTAGAAAGCCTTCTTCATGACTGGACTGATTTTATGGTGAGAGATCGCGAAATTGCCTGGGTTACTGTACGTAATCGTGACGGAGCTGAATATGACATGAGTCTGCATTATGCCTTACTGGCAATTTTGAATGTGGGGCAAATGAATGGGGAGATCAATGGGGATTTTGATTCGGCTTTTTTGGCAGAAAGCCTTGAAGGAATGGTTGTTCAGCATTTTATACGCTGGTTTGTTTCCGGTTCAAGCGATTTACATAAAGAGGTCAATGCGGCTCTGAGCGTTTTTTTAGATGGACTTTTAGAAAAGCAAAAAGAGGCCTGA
- a CDS encoding glycerate kinase family protein encodes MRIVIAPDSFKGCLNAMNVALAMQKGVQRVYPEGKIDLIPMADGGEGTVEAVLSAVNGRKVEVEVKDPLGRSISANYGILENGKTAIIEMAAASGLPLLLPEERNPLITSTQGTGELIRDALDHGVEKILLGIGGSATNDGGAGLAAALGVKLLDDQGKELAPGGAALGNLRKIDTSGIDPRLAKVQIEVACDVQNPLCGPEGASAVYGPQKGANLEDIKILDAALLNFGEQLSELCGTNLLQLPGGGAAGGLGAGLVGFLGAKLRPGSQMILDVANAEEKIREADLVLTGEGKTDFQTAYGKVPVGVAALAQKYHVPVIVISGTVEGLPDLLWEHGVSSCFSVAEGPASLEEAFSKGEEQLEREVWRILTVWKLGTQASAKNIN; translated from the coding sequence ATGAGAATTGTCATTGCCCCGGATTCATTTAAAGGTTGTTTGAATGCTATGAATGTTGCGCTGGCAATGCAGAAGGGTGTACAGAGGGTCTATCCTGAAGGGAAAATAGATTTGATTCCTATGGCAGATGGAGGAGAAGGAACTGTTGAAGCTGTTCTAAGTGCAGTTAACGGCAGAAAAGTAGAGGTTGAGGTTAAAGATCCTCTCGGACGTTCAATATCTGCAAACTATGGGATTCTTGAAAACGGGAAGACTGCAATTATTGAAATGGCCGCTGCTTCAGGGTTACCGTTATTGCTTCCGGAGGAGAGAAATCCTCTTATTACTTCAACACAGGGAACAGGAGAATTAATCCGGGATGCCTTAGACCATGGAGTAGAAAAGATACTCCTGGGGATAGGGGGAAGTGCCACCAATGATGGGGGTGCCGGGTTAGCCGCTGCTTTGGGTGTCAAGCTATTGGATGATCAAGGCAAGGAGTTAGCTCCGGGCGGAGCAGCTCTAGGAAACCTTCGAAAAATAGACACATCAGGTATTGACCCACGACTGGCAAAGGTACAAATCGAGGTTGCTTGTGATGTGCAAAATCCGCTTTGTGGGCCGGAAGGTGCAAGTGCAGTTTATGGTCCGCAAAAAGGGGCAAATCTTGAGGATATTAAAATTCTGGATGCAGCGCTCTTGAATTTTGGTGAGCAGCTGAGTGAACTCTGTGGCACGAATCTTTTGCAATTACCGGGCGGTGGGGCTGCAGGCGGATTAGGTGCAGGACTTGTTGGTTTTTTGGGAGCAAAATTACGCCCAGGTTCACAGATGATTTTAGATGTGGCAAATGCTGAGGAAAAAATTCGAGAAGCTGATCTTGTTCTCACCGGTGAAGGAAAGACTGATTTTCAAACAGCCTATGGGAAAGTACCCGTTGGGGTTGCCGCCTTAGCCCAAAAATATCATGTTCCAGTCATCGTCATTTCCGGGACTGTAGAAGGCCTGCCGGATCTTCTTTGGGAGCATGGGGTCAGCAGCTGTTTCAGCGTTGCTGAAGGTCCGGCATCTTTAGAAGAAGCTTTTTCTAAGGGAGAAGAACAACTGGAAAGGGAAGTTTGGCGAATATTAACAGTTTGGAAACTTGGAACGCAGGCGTCGGCGAAAAACATTAATTAA
- the guaB gene encoding IMP dehydrogenase: protein MQSNRILQEALTFDDVLIVPAKSEVLPRDVNVSTYLTKKIKLNIPLMSAGMDTVTDSRMAISMAREGGIGIIHKNMSIEQQALEVDKVKRSEHGVITDPIYLKPTDKITDALKLMERYRISGVPITVEGKLVGILTNRDLRFEKNYDRLISEVMTKTNLVTAPQGTTLEHAKEILAQHKIEKLPIVNSEGILKGLITIKDIEKSRQYPNSAKDERGRLRVGAGIGVTADALQRAEALIKAGVDVIVLDTAHGHSKGVIEMVKVLKEHFPETQLIAGNVATADATRELIKAGADAIKVGIGPGSICTTRVVAGIGVPQVTAVMNCAEEADKYGIPIIADGGIKFSGDIVKALAAGARTVMIGSLFAGTEESPGDMEIYQGRSFKVYRGMGSIGAMKEGSRDRYFQEKDQKLVPEGIEGRVPYKGPVSETIYQMIGGLRAGMGYCGTPTIDDLRTKTQFIRITSAGLRESHPHDVTITKEAPNYS from the coding sequence ATGCAGTCCAATCGTATTTTACAAGAGGCCCTTACATTTGATGATGTCCTAATTGTTCCGGCAAAATCCGAGGTACTACCACGTGACGTGAATGTCAGTACTTATTTGACCAAGAAAATCAAACTCAATATCCCCCTGATGAGTGCGGGCATGGATACGGTTACAGATTCCCGTATGGCAATTTCCATGGCGCGGGAAGGTGGTATAGGGATTATTCATAAGAATATGAGTATTGAACAACAAGCCTTGGAAGTTGATAAAGTTAAACGTTCAGAGCACGGTGTTATCACGGATCCAATATATTTGAAACCAACGGATAAAATTACAGATGCTTTAAAATTGATGGAGCGATATCGGATTTCAGGAGTCCCGATAACTGTTGAAGGAAAATTAGTCGGGATATTAACAAACAGAGACTTGCGCTTTGAAAAAAATTACGATCGCCTAATCAGCGAGGTCATGACCAAAACAAATTTAGTGACGGCCCCTCAGGGCACCACTCTGGAGCATGCTAAAGAAATCTTAGCTCAACATAAAATTGAAAAACTCCCGATTGTCAACTCGGAAGGAATTCTTAAAGGCTTAATTACTATTAAAGATATTGAAAAGTCTAGGCAATATCCGAATTCTGCGAAAGATGAAAGAGGCCGGTTGCGTGTTGGTGCAGGGATAGGGGTTACGGCAGACGCTTTGCAGCGGGCTGAAGCCTTGATTAAAGCAGGTGTGGATGTTATTGTTCTCGATACGGCTCATGGACACTCCAAAGGGGTTATTGAAATGGTAAAGGTACTAAAAGAACATTTCCCGGAAACCCAGTTAATTGCAGGAAATGTTGCTACTGCGGATGCTACTCGTGAATTAATTAAGGCTGGTGCAGATGCTATTAAAGTTGGTATCGGACCGGGCTCGATTTGTACAACTCGAGTAGTAGCCGGTATTGGCGTACCCCAGGTAACTGCGGTTATGAATTGCGCTGAGGAAGCGGATAAGTATGGAATTCCAATTATCGCTGACGGAGGAATCAAATTTTCTGGTGATATAGTTAAAGCCTTAGCAGCCGGGGCTCGCACTGTTATGATAGGAAGTCTTTTCGCCGGGACGGAAGAAAGCCCGGGGGACATGGAAATCTATCAAGGCAGAAGCTTTAAGGTATATCGGGGGATGGGATCAATAGGGGCTATGAAAGAAGGAAGTCGTGATCGGTATTTCCAAGAAAAAGATCAGAAACTGGTACCGGAAGGCATTGAAGGACGAGTTCCCTATAAAGGCCCAGTTTCTGAAACGATTTACCAAATGATCGGTGGATTACGAGCTGGGATGGGGTATTGCGGAACTCCAACGATCGACGATCTGAGGACAAAAACGCAATTTATACGTATAACTTCTGCAGGTTTGCGAGAAAGTCATCCTCACGATGTTACTATTACTAAAGAAGCACCAAATTACAGTTAG
- a CDS encoding HD domain-containing protein, with protein sequence MFYRTHQFIEAFFPRIYPSELLWAKQILSPQANLLFLQQSKAEQRHALAVAKSLLPYQESLSSSEYLDLITAALLHDCGKSLTKIRLWQRVFIVLIQQLPQGIWSLLKNGPSLLAAPLQIADHHARWGSNLAQEIGLNSRVCLLINDHHSPNSKLGQMLYRADNQH encoded by the coding sequence ATGTTCTATCGTACCCACCAATTCATAGAAGCATTTTTTCCCCGAATATATCCTTCCGAATTACTTTGGGCAAAACAAATTTTATCTCCTCAAGCAAATTTGCTTTTTCTTCAACAGTCAAAGGCTGAACAGCGACATGCTCTGGCAGTGGCTAAAAGCCTTTTGCCTTATCAAGAAAGTCTTTCTTCGTCCGAATATCTGGACTTGATCACAGCGGCTTTACTTCATGACTGTGGCAAATCTCTCACCAAGATTCGACTTTGGCAGCGAGTATTTATCGTTTTAATTCAGCAATTGCCTCAAGGTATCTGGAGCCTACTAAAAAATGGGCCATCACTTTTGGCTGCGCCGTTACAAATTGCTGACCATCATGCCCGCTGGGGAAGTAATTTAGCTCAAGAAATAGGACTGAATTCCAGGGTATGTTTGCTAATAAACGATCACCACTCACCAAACTCTAAGCTTGGTCAGATGTTATACAGAGCTGATAATCAGCACTAA
- a CDS encoding PHP domain-containing protein — MESVIFEVDLHCHTTASDGELTPSELVHCAAGLGLKGVGITDHDTIQGWKEAEEAAKVYQIKLVKGIELNTDWNGKEVHILGYELDDSSDYLRHRLQNLRDARKQRMLEIIERFRRLGITIEVQEVQKYAKGESMGRPHIAQALMEMGYVTSIKEAFERYIGRGAPAYVPRYKLTPEEAIELIRESHGVAVLAHPGIYRLEEGIRPWIDAGLQGIEVAHSEHNQEDEQRYRALAGDYHLIMTGGSDFHGEKHKPGVKLGHWGVSEDVIQQILTLAKGNTLK; from the coding sequence TTGGAGTCAGTAATATTCGAAGTTGATTTACATTGCCACACAACTGCATCGGATGGAGAGCTTACGCCATCGGAGCTTGTACATTGCGCTGCCGGCTTAGGCTTGAAAGGGGTTGGCATTACCGACCACGATACGATTCAAGGATGGAAAGAAGCTGAAGAAGCTGCAAAAGTCTATCAAATCAAGCTAGTTAAGGGTATTGAATTAAATACCGATTGGAATGGCAAAGAGGTACATATTCTAGGATATGAGCTCGATGATTCCTCCGATTACTTAAGGCATAGGTTACAAAATTTAAGAGATGCTCGTAAGCAGAGAATGCTCGAAATCATTGAGCGTTTTCGGCGCTTGGGGATCACCATTGAAGTCCAAGAAGTTCAAAAGTATGCCAAAGGTGAATCAATGGGCCGTCCGCATATTGCTCAGGCACTTATGGAGATGGGTTATGTCACCAGCATTAAAGAAGCTTTTGAGCGTTACATTGGGAGGGGTGCTCCCGCTTATGTTCCGCGTTATAAACTGACTCCGGAAGAGGCAATTGAACTAATTAGGGAATCCCATGGAGTTGCTGTTCTTGCGCATCCTGGCATATATCGTCTTGAAGAAGGAATCCGGCCTTGGATTGATGCCGGTTTACAAGGCATCGAAGTAGCCCATTCCGAACACAATCAAGAAGATGAACAACGATATCGTGCTTTAGCGGGGGACTATCATTTAATCATGACAGGTGGGTCTGATTTTCACGGTGAGAAACACAAACCGGGTGTAAAACTCGGTCACTGGGGTGTTAGTGAGGATGTAATTCAACAAATATTGACCTTAGCAAAAGGTAATACTCTCAAATAG
- a CDS encoding dipeptidase translates to MDKVFIVDGHCDSIGYLSSQTRTLLLPSEGGHWDVPRAKSADISLQFMAAFIESKFKPSLATLRGLELIETAQRFVEENPDQLFLIKNQSDLNQIPDPTRIGVLLSVEGGEIIGENLFMLDIIYRLGVRALGLTWNQRNALGDGVWERETKSRLTNLGQDVIRRMNQLGMLIDVSHLNENGFWHVLELSEYPIAATHSCAYSLCPNSRNLTDSQLRALGEHKGIVGVNFNPGFLKENGPVTRKDVVRHISYIAEVAGVETVGLGSDFDGIEETPDGLENVSDLSYLLDDLTKAGFSTKEIEQISGRNFMRLLSGVLK, encoded by the coding sequence TTGGATAAGGTTTTTATCGTTGACGGACATTGTGATAGTATCGGTTACCTCAGTAGTCAGACAAGGACGTTGTTGCTGCCATCTGAAGGGGGGCATTGGGATGTTCCGAGAGCAAAGAGTGCCGATATTTCACTTCAGTTCATGGCGGCTTTTATTGAATCCAAGTTCAAGCCCTCCCTAGCCACATTAAGAGGTTTGGAACTTATTGAGACAGCACAGAGGTTTGTGGAAGAAAACCCAGATCAACTATTTTTGATAAAAAACCAATCGGATTTAAATCAAATCCCGGACCCGACGCGGATAGGAGTTTTGCTAAGTGTTGAGGGAGGAGAAATAATCGGTGAAAATTTGTTTATGTTAGACATTATTTATAGGTTGGGAGTCAGAGCCCTTGGACTAACCTGGAATCAGCGAAACGCTTTAGGTGACGGGGTTTGGGAGAGAGAAACGAAGAGTAGATTGACGAATCTTGGTCAGGATGTTATAAGGCGCATGAACCAATTGGGAATGCTGATTGATGTTTCTCATTTAAATGAGAATGGGTTTTGGCATGTTCTGGAGCTCTCAGAATATCCTATTGCCGCAACCCATTCCTGTGCCTATTCTCTGTGTCCAAATTCGCGTAATTTGACAGACTCCCAACTTCGTGCCCTAGGTGAACATAAAGGAATTGTAGGAGTGAATTTTAATCCCGGATTTTTAAAAGAAAACGGTCCTGTCACCCGTAAAGATGTCGTCAGACATATATCTTATATTGCTGAAGTGGCAGGTGTAGAAACAGTAGGCTTGGGTTCGGATTTTGATGGGATTGAGGAGACACCGGATGGGTTAGAAAATGTCAGTGATTTATCCTATCTTCTAGACGATTTGACAAAAGCCGGATTTTCAACTAAAGAAATTGAACAGATTTCTGGCAGAAACTTTATGCGATTATTGTCGGGCGTGCTAAAATAA